A single genomic interval of Selenobaculum gibii harbors:
- a CDS encoding iron-containing alcohol dehydrogenase, whose product MISYNFYNPTKLVFGENTIEKIGELLSNVGSKKVLMIAGSGSIKKNNVYDITINSLRKNGIEWRECWGVRANPSLAKVREAIAIAKKEKVDAVLAVGGGSVIDTTKIVAAGVYADDIWQVFERKEKIKKALPIFTILTLSATASEMNCSAVISNDEENKKWGTGSPLLYPVASIIQPDVQNTLPWNQTVNGALDAMAHIMEYYFIGTNEETSIAVNEALLKTIIKSVEGLKVDAKDTISRANLAWAITLGLNGISGAGLKGGDWACHDMSHSISCMYPQIAHGGALGVIFPAWMKYVCDSNPQQFKRFAKNVLLTDDIESGIYELKQLLKSWNAATSLRELGVKEEDLRKLAEMTVSRGNIGKLSVLRLADVEKILEFAF is encoded by the coding sequence ATGATTTCTTATAATTTTTATAATCCAACCAAATTAGTTTTTGGTGAAAATACGATTGAGAAAATAGGCGAACTGCTTTCTAATGTGGGGAGTAAGAAAGTTTTGATGATTGCTGGAAGTGGCTCAATTAAAAAAAATAATGTTTATGATATCACGATAAATTCTTTGCGGAAAAATGGAATTGAGTGGAGGGAATGTTGGGGGGTAAGGGCCAATCCTTCTTTAGCTAAAGTTCGGGAAGCAATTGCGATTGCGAAAAAAGAAAAAGTTGATGCTGTATTAGCTGTTGGCGGTGGTAGTGTTATTGATACAACTAAAATTGTAGCAGCAGGAGTTTATGCAGACGATATTTGGCAAGTTTTTGAAAGAAAAGAGAAAATAAAAAAAGCTTTGCCGATTTTTACAATTTTAACATTATCAGCAACTGCATCTGAGATGAATTGTAGTGCGGTAATTAGTAATGATGAAGAAAACAAAAAATGGGGAACAGGAAGTCCTCTTTTATATCCGGTTGCTTCTATTATTCAACCTGATGTGCAGAATACATTGCCATGGAATCAAACTGTAAATGGGGCGCTTGATGCTATGGCGCATATTATGGAATATTATTTTATTGGCACGAATGAGGAAACGAGTATTGCTGTCAATGAAGCTTTATTAAAAACAATTATTAAGTCGGTAGAAGGTTTAAAAGTAGATGCTAAAGACACGATAAGTAGAGCGAATTTAGCTTGGGCAATTACTTTGGGCTTGAATGGAATCAGCGGTGCGGGGCTTAAAGGTGGAGACTGGGCATGTCATGATATGTCCCATAGTATTAGTTGTATGTATCCCCAGATTGCACATGGCGGGGCGTTAGGGGTTATTTTTCCAGCATGGATGAAGTATGTTTGTGATAGTAACCCACAACAATTTAAACGTTTTGCCAAAAATGTTTTATTGACCGATGATATTGAAAGTGGAATATATGAATTAAAACAACTACTTAAATCTTGGAATGCAGCTACGTCATTGCGTGAACTGGGGGTAAAAGAAGAAGATTTACGAAAATTAGCTGAAATGACAGTTTCTCGAGGAAATATTGGTAAATTAAGTGTTTTAAGATTAGCTGATGTAGAAAAAATCTTAGAATTTGCATTTTAA
- the sdaAB gene encoding L-serine ammonia-lyase, iron-sulfur-dependent subunit beta, with protein sequence MNGVFDIIGPVMIGPSSSHTAGAVRLGIMARKILGEEPVKATIGFHGSFSQTYKGHGTDKAIIAGIMGFETDDERIKKSLHIADEIGLEYQFNRIDLGDVHPNTVVIYLIGKAGRTTRVVGSSIGGGNILITQIDGYAVELTGRYPTLINIHHDKPGIITQVTKVLSQNNINIAFMRVSRQIRGEDAMMIIEVDEPINKDVLNKIQTVEGVYHCFSIPPI encoded by the coding sequence GTGAACGGTGTTTTTGATATTATAGGTCCAGTTATGATTGGCCCGTCTAGCTCTCATACCGCTGGTGCTGTGCGATTGGGAATAATGGCAAGGAAAATATTAGGGGAAGAGCCTGTAAAGGCAACGATTGGCTTTCATGGGTCTTTTTCTCAGACCTATAAAGGGCATGGAACGGATAAAGCGATTATTGCAGGTATTATGGGCTTTGAGACAGATGATGAAAGAATAAAGAAATCATTACATATTGCCGACGAAATAGGATTGGAATATCAATTTAATCGAATTGATTTAGGAGATGTTCATCCCAATACAGTTGTTATTTATTTAATAGGAAAAGCTGGTAGGACAACTCGTGTTGTTGGATCATCTATCGGCGGTGGCAATATTTTAATTACTCAAATTGATGGATATGCAGTCGAGCTTACAGGACGATATCCTACGCTGATTAATATACATCATGATAAGCCAGGAATTATTACACAGGTAACAAAAGTTTTGTCCCAAAATAATATAAATATTGCATTTATGCGCGTGTCGCGACAAATTCGGGGAGAGGATGCGATGATGATTATTGAAGTAGATGAACCAATTAATAAAGATGTTTTAAATAAAATACAAACTGTAGAAGGGGTTTATCATTGTTTTAGTATTCCTCCAATTTAA
- a CDS encoding metallophosphoesterase family protein, with product MKKVLIISDTHGLLRDEVKAKLPTVDFVIHAGDINTPMVLQYLNEHSELFIIRGNNDKEWACNLPKILAITIEGVRILLVHNKEDIPKELTNIDVVIYGHSHKYDDKIIDGVLCLNPGSCGNRRFNLPISMCEMWISGETYKYEKIIIK from the coding sequence TTGAAGAAAGTTTTGATTATATCAGATACACATGGACTATTACGTGATGAAGTTAAAGCGAAACTGCCGACTGTGGATTTTGTAATTCATGCTGGTGATATTAATACGCCAATGGTTCTTCAATATTTAAATGAACATAGTGAACTATTTATTATTCGTGGGAACAATGATAAAGAATGGGCTTGCAATTTACCAAAAATCCTTGCAATAACCATTGAAGGAGTACGGATTCTACTTGTTCATAATAAAGAAGATATACCAAAAGAATTAACAAATATTGATGTGGTTATTTATGGTCATTCCCATAAATACGATGATAAAATAATAGATGGAGTATTGTGTCTAAATCCAGGTAGTTGTGGAAACCGTCGATTTAATTTACCAATTAGTATGTGTGAAATGTGGATTAGTGGGGAAACTTACAAATATGAGAAGATTATTATAAAGTAG
- a CDS encoding Crp/Fnr family transcriptional regulator: MENIKFNVLKKSPLFYNIAEKDLEIMLNCLSVQEKTYPKNTFIFNDGDNVSTVGIVLRGSVHIIKEDFWGNRRIISQIGISDIFAETFSCAQVEKIPVSIVTNEKTEIMLIDYKRIINTCSSSCLFHSYLIQNMLKIIANKNILLTQKIEHITQRTTREKLISYLSAQAKISNHHTFTIPFNRQELADYLSVDRSAMSSELSKLQKEGLLKFECNTFKFIGSL; encoded by the coding sequence ATGGAAAATATTAAATTTAATGTATTAAAAAAATCTCCGTTATTTTATAACATAGCGGAGAAAGACCTAGAAATAATGTTAAATTGCTTATCTGTTCAAGAAAAAACATATCCCAAAAACACCTTTATTTTTAATGACGGTGATAACGTTTCAACCGTAGGTATCGTTTTAAGAGGCTCCGTTCATATCATTAAAGAAGACTTCTGGGGAAACCGAAGAATTATCTCCCAAATTGGCATAAGTGATATTTTTGCTGAAACATTTTCCTGCGCGCAAGTAGAGAAAATACCTGTTAGTATTGTAACGAATGAAAAAACAGAAATCATGCTTATAGATTATAAGCGAATTATAAACACTTGTTCATCTTCCTGCCTTTTTCACTCATATCTCATTCAAAATATGCTAAAAATTATTGCAAATAAAAATATTTTACTTACACAAAAAATTGAACACATCACACAACGTACCACACGCGAAAAATTAATTTCTTATTTATCTGCTCAAGCAAAAATATCGAATCATCACACATTTACGATTCCTTTTAATCGTCAGGAATTAGCCGATTATTTATCGGTAGATCGCAGTGCTATGTCAAGTGAATTATCTAAATTACAAAAAGAAGGCCTCCTTAAATTCGAATGTAATACCTTCAAATTTATAGGAAGCCTATGA
- a CDS encoding nucleoside deaminase, whose amino-acid sequence MSSERFMAMAADESQKNLLTNEGGPFGAVIVKKDKVVGCGHNQVLLKHDPTCHAEIQAIRNACENLKTHDLSDCTIYTSCYPCPMCLSAIIWANIKIAYYGNTASDAANIGFRDDFIYNFIEDKCKDSTTLELKQLARSETIKAFELFQKKSDKTIY is encoded by the coding sequence ATGAGTAGCGAACGTTTTATGGCAATGGCGGCAGATGAATCACAAAAGAATCTTTTGACGAATGAGGGCGGCCCTTTTGGTGCTGTTATTGTTAAGAAAGATAAAGTCGTTGGATGTGGACACAATCAAGTGCTTCTAAAACATGATCCTACGTGTCATGCAGAAATTCAGGCAATAAGAAATGCGTGTGAAAATTTAAAGACGCATGATCTTAGCGACTGCACCATCTATACTTCTTGCTACCCTTGTCCAATGTGTCTGAGTGCAATTATATGGGCAAATATAAAGATCGCTTATTATGGGAATACCGCAAGTGATGCTGCTAATATTGGATTTAGAGATGATTTTATATATAATTTCATTGAAGATAAATGCAAGGATTCTACAACTTTGGAGTTGAAACAGTTAGCCCGAAGTGAAACAATTAAAGCTTTTGAATTATTTCAAAAAAAATCAGATAAAACAATATACTAA
- a CDS encoding 4Fe-4S binding protein, which yields MVMRKIIKIDEEKCNGCGICADACHEGAIEIKNGKANLIRDEYCDGLGDCLPACPTNAITFEVREADEYNESIVKERMAKRKMKSTCASGSCPGSQAQKIMVKHEREDENMDIGSELMQWPLQIKLVPVHAPYFDGARLLVAADCSAFAYGDFHRKFMRNHITLIGCPKLDSVDYSEKLTEIIRENEIKSVTVVRMEVPCCGGIENAVKRALQESGKFIPWQIVTISTKGEILN from the coding sequence ATGGTAATGAGAAAGATTATAAAAATTGATGAAGAAAAGTGTAATGGATGTGGTATTTGTGCTGATGCATGCCATGAAGGTGCAATAGAAATAAAGAATGGTAAAGCAAATTTGATTCGTGATGAATATTGTGATGGTTTAGGTGATTGTTTACCTGCTTGTCCAACGAATGCGATTACTTTTGAGGTTCGGGAGGCAGATGAATATAATGAATCTATTGTAAAGGAGCGAATGGCAAAAAGAAAAATGAAGTCTACTTGTGCAAGTGGTAGTTGTCCCGGAAGTCAAGCGCAAAAGATTATGGTTAAGCATGAAAGAGAAGATGAGAATATGGATATTGGTAGTGAACTTATGCAATGGCCGCTTCAAATAAAACTTGTTCCAGTACATGCACCTTATTTTGATGGAGCACGATTACTTGTTGCCGCAGATTGCAGTGCATTTGCATATGGGGATTTTCATCGTAAGTTTATGCGAAATCATATTACTCTGATTGGTTGTCCAAAATTAGACAGTGTAGATTATAGCGAGAAATTAACTGAGATTATTCGAGAAAATGAAATAAAAAGTGTAACGGTTGTACGCATGGAAGTTCCGTGTTGTGGAGGTATTGAGAATGCTGTCAAACGGGCTTTGCAAGAAAGTGGGAAATTTATCCCCTGGCAAATCGTTACGATTTCTACAAAAGGTGAAATTTTAAATTAG
- a CDS encoding DMT family transporter, which produces MYAEVKYICAMMIFGTVGIFVKNISLSAGEIALFRALIGTGAILIYQFLWGRNISFRQIKSDLPWLLASGIAMGVNWIFLFEAYHYTSISLATLCYYFAPVIVMMICPILFKEKLGLKQSICFIMSTVGLVLIIGVSLGEAKNHFLGILFGLGAAIFYATVVLLNKYIKKVMGVERTLLQFVAAIFVLLPYVCFSNGIHVRTLDNWGIFNLIFLGVIHTGFTYCLYLSSIKMLTGQKIALMSYIDPIFAIIISSFLLNETMSFLQIIGGGLILGFTLLSEIDVSSLIRLDKYIRGSKKL; this is translated from the coding sequence ATGTATGCAGAAGTAAAATATATTTGTGCAATGATGATCTTTGGGACAGTTGGGATTTTTGTTAAAAACATATCCCTTTCGGCTGGGGAAATTGCTTTGTTTCGTGCTTTAATTGGTACGGGAGCGATATTGATATATCAATTTTTATGGGGACGAAATATTTCTTTTCGTCAGATTAAATCAGATTTGCCATGGTTATTAGCATCGGGAATCGCTATGGGAGTGAATTGGATTTTTTTATTTGAGGCCTATCATTATACAAGTATTTCTTTAGCTACCTTGTGCTATTATTTTGCACCTGTTATTGTAATGATGATTTGTCCCATATTATTTAAAGAAAAGTTGGGTTTAAAACAAAGTATTTGCTTTATTATGTCGACTGTTGGATTGGTATTAATTATTGGTGTTAGCCTGGGGGAAGCAAAGAATCACTTTTTAGGGATTCTTTTTGGATTAGGGGCGGCAATTTTCTATGCAACAGTAGTTTTATTAAATAAATATATAAAGAAAGTAATGGGGGTAGAGCGAACTCTATTGCAATTTGTTGCAGCAATTTTTGTATTATTGCCATATGTATGCTTTAGTAATGGTATTCATGTTAGGACTTTGGATAATTGGGGAATTTTTAATTTGATTTTTTTAGGTGTAATTCATACGGGTTTTACCTATTGTTTGTATTTATCTTCAATAAAAATGTTGACAGGACAAAAAATTGCATTAATGAGTTATATAGATCCAATTTTTGCAATAATAATTTCCTCATTTCTTTTAAATGAAACGATGAGTTTTTTACAAATTATTGGTGGGGGATTAATTTTAGGGTTTACACTTTTAAGTGAGATTGATGTAAGCTCTTTGATAAGGCTTGATAAATATATTAGAGGTTCAAAAAAACTATAA
- a CDS encoding type I phosphomannose isomerase catalytic subunit, producing MLYPLQLQAMMKDYIWGGTKLKTDFHKRTEFEKVAESWELSCHKAGQSVVLNGEYAGLKLSDYIEKAGKAVLGKNAEKFTDFPILIKLIDAADNLSVQVHPENEYALRVEGEYGKTEMWYIVDCEPGATLLYGFKEKISKEEFKKKIENNTLLDVCNSVPVKKGDVFFIDAGTLHAIGKGIVIAEIQQNSNTTYRIYDYGRIGSDGKPRQLHIEKALDVTHLNHPTKPCTAEATMSFFADFSMKLLAQCEYFKVYLFDVKEQCNLYADDSSFQSILVLDGGVELVNRDKTMKIGKGDSIFIPASMGEYKINGKGKFILSMV from the coding sequence TTGCTATATCCATTACAATTACAAGCAATGATGAAAGATTATATTTGGGGAGGAACGAAGCTTAAAACTGATTTTCATAAGCGAACTGAGTTTGAAAAGGTGGCGGAAAGCTGGGAACTGTCTTGTCATAAAGCTGGGCAAAGTGTTGTGCTCAATGGTGAATATGCAGGACTAAAACTTTCAGATTACATAGAAAAAGCGGGTAAAGCGGTATTAGGGAAAAATGCAGAAAAGTTTACTGACTTTCCTATCTTAATCAAGTTAATTGATGCTGCAGACAACTTATCTGTACAAGTGCATCCTGAAAATGAATATGCTTTACGAGTTGAAGGTGAATATGGGAAAACAGAGATGTGGTATATTGTTGACTGTGAGCCAGGTGCAACTTTACTTTATGGTTTTAAAGAAAAGATTAGTAAAGAAGAGTTTAAAAAGAAGATTGAAAATAATACATTATTAGATGTATGCAACAGTGTACCGGTGAAAAAAGGCGATGTTTTCTTTATTGATGCGGGAACGCTCCATGCAATTGGCAAAGGTATCGTAATCGCTGAAATTCAGCAGAATTCTAATACGACATATCGCATTTATGACTATGGTCGGATTGGTTCTGATGGTAAGCCACGTCAATTACATATAGAAAAGGCATTGGATGTAACTCATTTAAATCATCCAACAAAACCATGTACGGCGGAAGCCACGATGAGCTTTTTTGCTGATTTTTCAATGAAGTTACTTGCTCAATGTGAATATTTTAAAGTTTATTTATTTGATGTAAAAGAACAATGCAATCTTTATGCTGATGATTCTTCTTTTCAATCCATTCTCGTGCTAGATGGTGGAGTAGAATTGGTAAATAGGGATAAAACTATGAAAATAGGTAAAGGTGACAGTATTTTTATTCCGGCTAGTATGGGGGAATATAAAATTAACGGAAAAGGTAAATTTATTTTAAGTATGGTATAA
- the trpB gene encoding tryptophan synthase subunit beta — translation MDFRRYLKDYPDKNGRFGVYGGAYLPDELTPAFEEIADAYQTICHSSQFINELRRIRREFQGRPTPVYHCERLSKKIGNCQIYLKREDLNHTGAHKLNHCMGEGLLAKFMGKKRLIAETGAGQHGVALATAAAFFGLECEIHMGEVDIAKQAPNVTRMKILGANVVPVSHGLKTLKEAVDSAFESYAKNYKDSIYCIGSALGPHPFPLMVRDFQAVIGYEAKDQFKEMTGLLPDVVCACVGGGSNAAGMFIPFLEEPIDIVGVEPLGKSSNLGDHAASMSYGERGIMHGFESIMLKDHQGEPAPVYSIASGLDYPSVGPEHAFLHDLGRVKYGTSSDEEAIDAFFKLSRYEGIIPALESSHAVAFAMKKAKEMKQGSILVCLSGRGDKDIDYVVEKYGYGEQYNDFK, via the coding sequence ATGGATTTTAGAAGATATTTAAAAGATTATCCTGATAAAAATGGTAGATTTGGTGTATATGGTGGAGCATACTTACCTGATGAATTGACACCTGCTTTTGAAGAAATTGCAGATGCTTATCAGACAATTTGCCACTCATCTCAATTTATCAATGAATTAAGAAGAATTCGACGAGAATTTCAAGGTAGACCGACCCCTGTGTATCATTGTGAGAGATTATCTAAAAAAATTGGTAACTGTCAAATTTATTTAAAAAGAGAAGATTTAAATCATACTGGCGCCCACAAATTGAATCACTGTATGGGCGAAGGTTTGCTTGCTAAATTTATGGGAAAAAAACGCTTGATTGCTGAAACTGGAGCGGGCCAGCATGGGGTAGCGCTTGCAACGGCTGCTGCATTCTTTGGATTAGAATGTGAAATACATATGGGAGAAGTCGACATTGCAAAACAAGCACCAAATGTAACTCGAATGAAAATTCTTGGTGCGAATGTTGTCCCTGTATCGCATGGATTGAAAACATTAAAAGAAGCAGTGGATTCTGCATTTGAATCTTATGCAAAAAATTATAAAGACTCTATTTATTGTATTGGCTCGGCTTTAGGACCTCATCCATTTCCATTGATGGTACGTGATTTTCAAGCAGTTATTGGCTATGAAGCAAAAGATCAGTTTAAAGAAATGACAGGATTACTTCCTGATGTAGTATGTGCTTGTGTTGGCGGGGGAAGCAATGCAGCGGGAATGTTTATTCCATTTTTAGAAGAACCTATAGATATTGTTGGGGTTGAACCTTTAGGAAAAAGTAGCAACTTAGGTGACCATGCTGCATCAATGTCGTATGGTGAACGAGGAATTATGCATGGATTTGAAAGCATTATGTTAAAAGATCATCAAGGAGAACCAGCCCCTGTATACTCAATTGCAAGTGGATTAGATTATCCATCCGTTGGACCAGAACATGCATTTTTACATGATTTGGGGAGAGTTAAATATGGTACAAGTTCAGATGAAGAAGCGATTGATGCTTTCTTTAAATTATCTCGGTATGAAGGTATCATTCCTGCTTTAGAAAGTTCGCACGCTGTTGCTTTTGCTATGAAAAAAGCAAAAGAAATGAAGCAGGGCTCCATTTTAGTTTGTTTAAGTGGTCGTGGCGATAAAGATATTGATTATGTAGTTGAGAAATATGGTTATGGAGAGCAATATAACGACTTTAAATAA
- the hcp gene encoding hydroxylamine reductase, translated as MENMFCFQCEQTAGSVACRGKAGVCGKKENTANLQDALTSALISLACVAKENAMNVTEQTHRIILEGLFTTVTNVSFDDAAISRQIEITKNETEKLNRNKSDYKAYEMENIWQANEDIRSLKSLILFGLRGMAAYAYHAFLLGYKNKEVSDFFYQGLYAISQDWSMEKLLPVVLETGKVNLKCMELLDKANTETYGNPVPTTVPLTVEKGPFIVVTGHDLYDLYLLLEQTKDKGINIYTHGEMLPAHAYPKLKEYPHLKGNFGTAWQNQQKEFDHIPAPVLFTTNCLMPVKDSYRDRVFTTEVVAYPEMVHIDDERDYTPVIEKALELGGYKEDTVFTGINGGKTVMTGFGHNTVLSVADKVIDAVKKGDIRHFLLVGGCDGAKPGRNYYTDFVKKSPQDTIILTLACGKFRFNDLDLGTVAGLPRIMDMGQCNDAYSAIRVAIALAEAFKCGVNELPLTLVLSWYEQKAVCILLTLLSLGIKNIYLGPTLPAFVSPNVLNYLVENFNISPISTPEEDLKKILG; from the coding sequence ATGGAAAATATGTTTTGTTTTCAATGTGAGCAGACTGCGGGAAGTGTTGCCTGTAGAGGAAAGGCTGGGGTATGCGGTAAAAAAGAAAATACTGCGAATTTACAAGATGCATTGACCAGTGCATTAATTAGCTTGGCATGTGTTGCGAAAGAAAACGCAATGAACGTGACAGAACAGACACATCGGATTATTTTAGAGGGATTATTTACTACAGTAACAAACGTTAGTTTTGATGATGCGGCGATAAGTAGACAAATTGAGATTACAAAAAATGAAACAGAAAAGCTAAACCGTAATAAGAGTGATTATAAAGCATATGAAATGGAGAATATTTGGCAGGCAAATGAGGATATTCGTTCACTTAAGTCTTTGATTTTATTTGGATTAAGAGGTATGGCGGCATATGCTTATCATGCATTTTTGCTTGGATACAAAAATAAAGAAGTAAGTGATTTCTTTTATCAAGGGTTATATGCAATTAGTCAAGATTGGTCAATGGAAAAATTATTACCAGTTGTTTTGGAAACGGGTAAAGTAAATTTGAAATGTATGGAGCTACTAGATAAGGCGAACACTGAAACTTATGGAAACCCAGTACCTACGACAGTTCCGTTGACTGTAGAAAAAGGTCCGTTTATTGTCGTAACGGGACATGATCTATATGATTTATATTTATTATTAGAGCAAACAAAGGATAAGGGGATTAATATTTATACGCATGGGGAAATGCTGCCTGCACATGCGTATCCAAAATTAAAAGAGTATCCTCATTTAAAAGGCAACTTTGGTACTGCGTGGCAAAATCAACAAAAAGAGTTTGACCATATACCAGCGCCAGTTTTATTTACAACAAATTGCTTGATGCCAGTAAAAGATAGTTATCGTGATCGTGTATTTACAACGGAAGTAGTTGCATATCCAGAGATGGTGCATATCGACGATGAGCGCGATTATACTCCGGTCATTGAAAAAGCTTTGGAATTAGGAGGATATAAAGAAGATACCGTGTTTACTGGGATTAACGGAGGAAAAACGGTTATGACTGGCTTTGGACATAACACGGTTTTATCTGTTGCGGATAAGGTGATTGATGCAGTGAAAAAAGGTGATATTCGTCACTTCTTATTGGTTGGTGGATGCGATGGTGCGAAACCAGGACGCAATTACTATACTGATTTTGTAAAAAAATCGCCGCAAGATACAATTATTTTGACATTAGCATGTGGAAAGTTTAGATTTAATGACCTTGATTTAGGAACAGTTGCTGGCTTACCTCGCATTATGGATATGGGACAATGTAATGATGCATATAGCGCAATTCGCGTTGCTATTGCTTTAGCTGAGGCATTTAAGTGTGGGGTTAATGAATTACCATTAACTTTAGTGCTATCATGGTATGAGCAAAAAGCAGTTTGTATTTTATTAACTTTATTATCATTAGGGATAAAGAATATTTATTTAGGGCCAACATTACCTGCCTTTGTATCGCCAAATGTATTGAATTATTTAGTGGAGAATTTTAATATTTCACCAATTAGTACGCCAGAGGAAGATTTGAAAAAAATCTTAGGATAG
- a CDS encoding flavodoxin family protein, whose protein sequence is MKISILYYSKGGKTKIMAEEVALGMKQIQNIEVRLFDLSCNEIDEKFLSESKAVVFGTPTYYASSCWQIKKWFDESHKYNLAGKLGAAFATADYAQGGADCAISFILHHLMVKGMLVYSGGSAYGQPFIHLGAVALKENFEESKRMFQVFGERIAKKAVELFS, encoded by the coding sequence TTGAAGATTTCGATTTTGTATTATAGCAAGGGTGGTAAAACAAAAATTATGGCAGAAGAAGTTGCATTAGGAATGAAACAAATCCAAAATATAGAGGTGCGACTTTTTGATTTAAGCTGTAATGAGATAGATGAGAAATTTTTATCAGAAAGCAAAGCTGTTGTTTTTGGAACGCCTACATATTATGCGAGCTCTTGCTGGCAGATAAAAAAATGGTTTGATGAATCTCACAAATATAATTTGGCAGGAAAATTAGGAGCTGCTTTTGCGACAGCTGATTATGCGCAAGGTGGTGCGGATTGTGCTATTTCCTTTATTTTGCATCATTTAATGGTAAAAGGAATGCTCGTATATTCTGGTGGAAGTGCATATGGACAGCCATTCATTCATCTTGGAGCAGTTGCATTAAAAGAAAATTTTGAAGAAAGCAAACGGATGTTTCAGGTTTTTGGAGAAAGAATCGCAAAAAAAGCTGTTGAACTATTTAGTTAG
- a CDS encoding MFS transporter produces MQRKVWYKWIILIGCFLLMAFPFSIVNSIQPLFMSSVIENLGFSISAFSLIFTISAAVIAFASPLIGYLIKKINLKIIMTISAILVGSGFLSYGFVKNITEFYTIAVFIAIGMAGLTSIPISTVITNWFGEWRGTAMGIAFAGAGMGTFFWMQIVSDKIIEFGYEKTYIFLGLIILMIAVPISLFIMKLSPHLSDKNNFIKRVLEDNPNIKINNKSSLSNLWTNKTFWRFTIGLLFLGITVSGVQVHVQSYLSSLGYGLEYGANIGSTLAISALVGSILGGAVFDSMKTKHAILFFSGLNFIAICLLFFMEQSTIPYVFAIIFGLSLCMPSLWPAYGVGKLFSKENYAAILGIAQLFFTIGGGIGPLFSGFMADIIGYSFAWGIYLIFTIGYIFLFI; encoded by the coding sequence ATGCAAAGAAAAGTATGGTATAAATGGATTATCTTAATAGGATGTTTTTTATTAATGGCTTTTCCTTTTAGTATAGTAAATTCCATTCAGCCATTATTTATGAGTTCAGTCATAGAAAATTTAGGTTTTAGTATTAGTGCTTTTTCTTTAATTTTTACAATAAGTGCGGCTGTAATTGCATTTGCATCTCCGTTGATTGGATATTTAATAAAAAAAATAAATTTAAAAATTATTATGACAATAAGTGCTATTTTAGTAGGAAGTGGATTTTTAAGCTATGGTTTTGTAAAAAATATTACAGAATTTTATACTATTGCAGTATTTATAGCAATTGGTATGGCGGGCTTAACGTCAATTCCAATTTCTACAGTTATTACAAACTGGTTTGGCGAATGGCGCGGAACAGCGATGGGAATTGCATTCGCAGGTGCAGGCATGGGAACTTTTTTTTGGATGCAAATTGTATCAGATAAAATCATAGAATTTGGGTATGAAAAAACATATATTTTTCTTGGTTTAATTATATTGATGATTGCGGTTCCTATCTCATTATTTATTATGAAACTTTCACCTCATTTAAGTGATAAGAATAATTTTATCAAAAGGGTTCTTGAAGATAATCCGAATATTAAAATTAACAATAAGTCAAGCTTATCTAATCTCTGGACAAATAAAACTTTTTGGCGGTTTACTATAGGGCTTTTATTTTTAGGTATTACAGTATCTGGGGTTCAAGTACATGTACAATCTTATTTATCATCTTTAGGATATGGACTGGAGTATGGAGCAAATATTGGTTCAACATTAGCAATTTCAGCATTAGTGGGAAGTATCCTTGGTGGAGCTGTGTTTGATTCGATGAAAACAAAACATGCAATTTTGTTTTTTAGTGGATTGAATTTTATTGCGATATGTTTATTGTTTTTTATGGAGCAATCAACTATTCCGTATGTTTTTGCAATTATTTTTGGCCTTAGTTTATGTATGCCTTCTTTGTGGCCGGCGTATGGAGTGGGAAAGTTATTTTCTAAAGAAAACTATGCTGCAATTCTAGGAATTGCACAGTTGTTTTTTACAATAGGTGGGGGAATAGGCCCCCTTTTTTCTGGTTTTATGGCAGATATAATAGGATATTCTTTCGCTTGGGGAATATATCTTATTTTTACTATCGGTTACATTTTTTTATTTATCTAA